The following are encoded together in the Tripterygium wilfordii isolate XIE 37 chromosome 18, ASM1340144v1, whole genome shotgun sequence genome:
- the LOC119984234 gene encoding uncharacterized protein LOC119984234 isoform X1 produces the protein MLKHVNKSKAPHAIQSYRVPVLIPSVILSLLVVIFFFHNNGQNLTSLPSIPREKSEIFDSPMQFNPSVEFRNGTDLIWQIPDSPKALLFVAHGCNGRAVNFWDRSPSCPKCIGLPEERLLVLNALSRKFAVVTVSSAGRCWTYGKELSIVRDIIRWWVAKNKLERLPLVALGASSGGSFVSVLATILQFSCITLMIAEGMFDQMDITKDYPPTLFVHMPKDLYRQQKISEYRKVLRNKGIDVAEVECIQFPLTPSFLAERIPGLDRTASAQLFELFRDKGFVDENGYMKKDGRATRWKDSLRKSKNQLLDTSLFHHVQEELNLAFAYHEMTSLQSEQIFKWFEFHMS, from the coding sequence ATGCTGAAGCATGTGAACAAATCAAAGGCGCCGCATGCAATTCAAAGCTACAGGGTCCCAGTTCTTATCCCTTCTGTAATTCTAAGCCTTCTAGTTGtgattttcttctttcacaATAATGGACAAAATCTTACTTCTTTACCCTCAATTCCCAGGGAGAAGTCGGAAATTTTTGACTCTCCAATGCAATTTAACCCATCTGTAGAGTTCAGGAATGGAACAGATTTGATATGGCAAATACCTGATTCTCCCAAGGCACTTCTGTTTGTTGCTCACGGATGTAATGGAAGAGCTGTTAACTTCTGGGATCGATCTCCCAGCTGCCCAAAGTGCATTGGCTTGCCTGAGGAAAGGCTTCTAGTTCTTAATGCTCTTTCTCGGAAATTTGCTGTTGTTACTGTATCTAGCGCTGGCAGATGCTGGACATATGGGAAGGAATTATCTATTGTTAGAGACATCATAAGATGGTGGGTTGCAAAAAACAAGCTTGAAAGGCTTCCTCTTGTGGCCTTAGGAGCTTCTTCTGGTGGATCCTTTGTGTCTGTGCTTGCAACTATTTTGCAGTTTAGTTGTATTACACTCATGATTGCTGAAGGGATGTTTGATCAAATGGATATTACCAAGGATTATCCACCTACCCTTTTCGTTCACATGCCCAAAGATTTGTATAGGCAGCAAAAGATAAGTGAATATAGAAAAGTTCTAAGGAATAAAGGAATTGATGTTGCTGAAGTCGAATGCATCCAATTTCCCTTGACGCCAAGTTTCTTGGCCGAAAGAATCCCAGGTCTTGATCGAACAGCCTCTGCTCAGTTGTTTGAGCTATTCCGAGACAAGGGCTTTGTAGATGAGAATGGGTACATGAAGAAGGATGGACGTGCAACACGTTGGAAGGATTCTCTCCGTAAAAGTAAGAATCAATTGCTGGATACAAGTTTGTTTCATCATGTTCAGGAGGAGCTAAATCTTGCTTTTGCATACCATGAAATGACAAGCTTGCAATCGGAGCAGATCTTTAAATGGTTTGAGTTTCATATGAGCTAA
- the LOC119984234 gene encoding uncharacterized protein LOC119984234 isoform X2, whose protein sequence is MQFKATGEKSEIFDSPMQFNPSVEFRNGTDLIWQIPDSPKALLFVAHGCNGRAVNFWDRSPSCPKCIGLPEERLLVLNALSRKFAVVTVSSAGRCWTYGKELSIVRDIIRWWVAKNKLERLPLVALGASSGGSFVSVLATILQFSCITLMIAEGMFDQMDITKDYPPTLFVHMPKDLYRQQKISEYRKVLRNKGIDVAEVECIQFPLTPSFLAERIPGLDRTASAQLFELFRDKGFVDENGYMKKDGRATRWKDSLRKSKNQLLDTSLFHHVQEELNLAFAYHEMTSLQSEQIFKWFEFHMS, encoded by the exons ATGCAATTCAAAGCTACAGG GGAGAAGTCGGAAATTTTTGACTCTCCAATGCAATTTAACCCATCTGTAGAGTTCAGGAATGGAACAGATTTGATATGGCAAATACCTGATTCTCCCAAGGCACTTCTGTTTGTTGCTCACGGATGTAATGGAAGAGCTGTTAACTTCTGGGATCGATCTCCCAGCTGCCCAAAGTGCATTGGCTTGCCTGAGGAAAGGCTTCTAGTTCTTAATGCTCTTTCTCGGAAATTTGCTGTTGTTACTGTATCTAGCGCTGGCAGATGCTGGACATATGGGAAGGAATTATCTATTGTTAGAGACATCATAAGATGGTGGGTTGCAAAAAACAAGCTTGAAAGGCTTCCTCTTGTGGCCTTAGGAGCTTCTTCTGGTGGATCCTTTGTGTCTGTGCTTGCAACTATTTTGCAGTTTAGTTGTATTACACTCATGATTGCTGAAGGGATGTTTGATCAAATGGATATTACCAAGGATTATCCACCTACCCTTTTCGTTCACATGCCCAAAGATTTGTATAGGCAGCAAAAGATAAGTGAATATAGAAAAGTTCTAAGGAATAAAGGAATTGATGTTGCTGAAGTCGAATGCATCCAATTTCCCTTGACGCCAAGTTTCTTGGCCGAAAGAATCCCAGGTCTTGATCGAACAGCCTCTGCTCAGTTGTTTGAGCTATTCCGAGACAAGGGCTTTGTAGATGAGAATGGGTACATGAAGAAGGATGGACGTGCAACACGTTGGAAGGATTCTCTCCGTAAAAGTAAGAATCAATTGCTGGATACAAGTTTGTTTCATCATGTTCAGGAGGAGCTAAATCTTGCTTTTGCATACCATGAAATGACAAGCTTGCAATCGGAGCAGATCTTTAAATGGTTTGAGTTTCATATGAGCTAA
- the LOC119984235 gene encoding protodermal factor 1-like, whose translation MRNKQERSVFIWVLVAGLLVQNLAVPVMSRSFENQKNYYSPPDPHSGTPPSSHGSPPHRTTPSHGSRSHSPGSHGSGCSSGGTPPSHGGCNPTPSSPPPSSSNCGTPPSMPTPSRPSYNPPPSGGGGTYYPPPTSSGGSPPTPVIVSPPTTPSIVPSPPFIPDPNTPFGGTCNYWSTHPTVVWGLLGWWSTLGGAFGVPSVPGVGPSMNVLQALSNTRADGLGALYREGTASLLNSMVNSRFPFTTKQVRDNFISALGSNKAAAAQASVFKLANEGHLKP comes from the exons ATGAGAAACAAGCAGGAGCGTTCCGTGTTTATATGGGTTTTGGTTGCTGGGTTGCTTGTCCAGAACTTGGCTGTTCCTGTTATGTCTCGAagctttgaaaatcaaaagaactACTACTCACCCCCAGACCCACATTCAGGAACTCCACcaa GTTCTCATGGCAGTCCACCACACAGGACCACTCCCTCACATGGTTCGAGATCACACAGTCCGGGTTCACATGGTTCAGGATGCAGCTCTGGGGGCACACCACCCTCACATGGAGGATGCAATCCAACACCATCATCTCCACCACCTTCAAGTAGCAACTGTGGAACTCCACCTAGCATGCCTACACCATCCAGGCCATCTTACAACCCTCCTCCTTCAGGAGGTGGTGGTACCTACTACCCTCCCCCAACTTCTAGCGGTGGAAGTCCTCCAACCCCGGTAATCGTAAGCCCCCCAACCACTCCAAGTATTGTTCCCAGTCCTCCTTTCATCCCTGACCCAAACACACCCTTCGGTGGTACATGCAA TTACTGGAGTACTCATCCGACGGTCGTCTGGGGTCTGTTGGGCTGGTGGTCCACATTGGGAGGTGCCTTCGGAGTGCCTAGCGTTCCGGGCGTTGGCCCAAGCATGAATGTCTTGCAAGCACTTTCCAATACACGTGCAGATGGGCTTGGAGCTCTCTACAGAGAAGGAACAGCTTCGCTGCTCAACTCCATGGTGAATAGCAGGTTCCCTTTCACCACTAAACAAGTCAGGGACAACTTCATCTCTGCACTTGGCTCAAACAAGGCTGCAGCAGCTCAGGCCAGTGTCTTCAAGCTGGCCAATGAAGGCCACCTCAAGCCCTGA
- the LOC119984233 gene encoding ribosomal L1 domain-containing protein 1-like: MAATNPPTAPPSSSSKVVEKAVNALIKWRDSKLKTLKPQLLEHDEFVFLILTLKKIPQKGRINAHKIPLPHPLTEPITSELCLIIDDRSKSYLTKESAQNKIKGQNIPISKVLKLSKLKTDYRPFEAKRKLCDSYDMFFADKRVIPLLPRLLGRQFFKKKKIPVPMDLKHQNWKEQIEKSCASAMLYLSTGTCSVVKVARLSMGKEEIVENLVAAINGIAETVPKKWGNVRSFHVKLLESLALPIYQGAPGIDDIKLKIQGVKDQDVDFKEEEGGEAVKDEEVEMKKKKKGRIHEVRNMDRNVGGIFDEDEMGGFEGEDGMNDTNGEMGGSELVGMTRKMADEGKAEDDKVARKAAKVKKVGLPINGTSEDSIKQKKQKNGGFSLKTEEVKDKEKKKKMLNAL, translated from the coding sequence ATGGCCGCGACCAACCCACCTACTGCGCCACCGTCGTCGAGTTCCAAAGTTGTAGAGAAAGCTGTCAATGCGCTTATCAAGTGGAGAGATTCCAAATTGAAGACACTGAAACCTCAACTCCTCGAGCATGACGAGTTTGTATTCCTGATTTTGACGCTCAAGAAGATCCCACAGAAAGGCCGCATCAACGCCCACAAAATTCCCCTCCCTCACCCTCTCACCGAACCCATCACCTCGGAGCTCTGCCTCATCATTGACGATCGCTCCAAATCCTATCTCACCAAGGAATCGGCCCAGAATAAGATCAAGGGCCAGAATATTCCTATCTCCAAGGTCTTGAAGCTTTCGAAGCTTAAGACCGATTACCGACCTTTCGAGGCCAAGCGGAAGCTCTGTGATTCCTACGACATGTTTTTTGCGGATAAGAGGGTGATTCCCTTGTTGCCTAGGCTGCTGGGGAGGCAGTTctttaagaagaagaagattccaGTGCCTATGGACTTGAAGCACCAGAACTGGAAAGAGCAGATTGAAAAGTCATGTGCTTCTGCGATGCTGTATTTGAGTACAGGAACTTGTAGTGTCGTGAAGGTGGCGAGGCTCTCGATGGGGAAAGAGGAAATCGTGGAGAATTTAGTGGCTGCCATCAATGGGATTGCCGAAACTGTGCCGAAGAAGTGGGGAAATGTGAGGTCTTTCCATGTGAAGTTGCTTGAGAGCTTGGCATTGCCTATTTATCAGGGTGCCCCAGGTATTGATGATATCAAGCTGAAGATACAGGGAGTGAAGGATCAAGATGTGGATTTCAAGGAGGAAGAGGGTGGAGAGGCTGTTAAGGATGAGGAAgtggagatgaagaagaaaaagaaggggagGATACATGAGGTCAGGAATATGGATAGGAATGTTGGCGGGATTTTTGATGAGGATGAAATGGGTGGTTTTGAGGGCGAGGATGGTATGAATGATACGAATGGTGAGATGGGTGGTAGTGAATTAGTGGGTATGACGAGAAAGATGGCAGATGAGGGGAAAGCTGAGGATGATAAAGTGGCAAGGAAGGCAGCTAAGGTGAAGAAAGTTGGGTTGCCCATTAATGGGACGAGTGAGGATAGCAtcaagcaaaagaaacaaaagaacgGCGGGTTTTCATTGAAAACTGAGGAAGTGAAGgacaaggaaaagaagaagaaaatgctcAATGCTTTATGA
- the LOC119984232 gene encoding mitogen-activated protein kinase 20-like isoform X2 → MDFFSEYGDANRYKIQEVIGKGSYGIVCSATDTHTGEKVAIKKIHDIFEHISDAARILREIKLLRLLRHPDIVEIKHIMLPPSRRDFKDIYVVFELMESDLHQVIKANDDLTREHYQFFLYQLLRALKYIHTANVYHRDLKPKNILANANCKLKICDFGLARVAFNDTPTTIFWTDYVATRWYRAPELCGSFFSKYTPAIDIWSIGCIFAEVLTGKPLFPGKNVVHQLDLMTDLLGTPSLDTISRVRNEKARRYLTSMRKKQLVPFAQKFPNADPLALRLLERLLAFDPKDRPTAEEALADPYFKGLSKVEREPSCQPITKMEFEFERRRVTKEDIRELIFREILEYHPQLLKDYINGTERTNFLFPSAVDQFRKQFAHLEENGGKSGPVIPLERKHVSLPRSTIIHSNTVPPKEQANVTSFKDRHVGEDMHHRNSRDAVGISINPSRALQAAQRIPLAKPGKVVGPIAPYENGSIMKDSYDPRAFVRSSVHPPNAVPPAYCFHKSSSVKQEKSVTEAERDLSSQAKQVTQCGVANKFAPDVEINIDSSPFFMTRAGINKAEHVNDSVTRDGNLLQAAKSQYSGLGVVASAAATAAAHRKMGTMQYGVTKMY, encoded by the exons ATGGACTTCTTCTCTGAATATGGTGATGCTAATCGGTATAAAATCCAGGAAGTTATTGGGAAAGGCAGCTATGGCATTGTTTGTTCAGCCACTGACACTCACACTGGGGAAAAAGTGGCAATTAAAAAGATACATGATATTTTTGAACACATATCTGATGCTGCCCGTATCCTTCGTGAGATAAAGCTGCTTAGACTTCTACGACATCCTGATATTGTTGAAATCAAGCATATCATGCTACCACCTTCGAGAAGGGACTTCAAAGATATTTATGTCGTCTTTGAGCTCATGGAGTCAGATCTTCATCAAGTCATCAAAGCCAATGATGACTTGACACGAGAGCACTATCAATTTTTTCTTTACCAGCTGCTTCGTGCGTTAAAATATATTCACACAG CGAATGTCTATCATCGTGATTTGAAACCTAAGAATATACTGGCGAATGCAAACTGCAAACTTAAGATCTGCGATTTTGGATTGGCGAGAGTTGCCTTCAATGATACGCCAACTACAATCTTTTGGACG GACTATGTTGCTACAAGATGGTATAGAGCTCCTGAACTCTGTGGATCATTTTTCTCGAAG TATACACCTGCAATTGACATATGGAGTATAGGCTGTATCTTCGCTGAAGTTCTAACAGGGAAACCTCTTTTTCCTGGAAAGAATGTTGTTCACCAGCTGGATTTAATGACGGATCTACTTGGGACACCTTCGTTAGATACAATCTCCCGG GTTCGAAATGAGAAGGCAAGACGATACTTAACAAGTATGAGGAAGAAACAGCTGGTGCCCTTTGCTCAAAAATTTCCAAATGCCGATCCGTTAGCCCTGCGACTCTTGGAAAGGTTGCTTGCCTTTGATCCGAAAGACCGACCTACCGCTGAGGAG GCACTGGCAGATCCCTACTTCAAGGGATTGTCGAAAGTTGAGAGGGAACCTTCCTGTCAGCCAATTACAAAAATGGAATTTGAGTTTGAGAGACGAAGGGTCACAAAGGAGGACATAAGAGAGCTAATTTTTCGGGAGATACTTGAATACCATCCCCAGCTGCTCAAAGACTATATCAATGGAACTGAGAGGACTAATTTCCTTTTCCCAAG TGCTGTTGATCAATTTAGAAAGCAGTTTGCGCATCTTGAGGAAAATGGTGGTAAAAGTGGTCCAGTTATTCCATTAGAAAGGAAGCATGTCTCTCTTCCTAG GTCTACGATTATACATTCCAATACAGTCCCTCCAAAGGAGCAAGCAAATGTCACTTCTTTCAAAGATCGGCACGTTGGTGAAGATATGCACCACAGAAATTCTAGAGATGCTGTAGGAATTTCTATAAATCCGTCTAGAGCCTTGCAAGCGGCCCAAAGGATTCCACTTG CCAAACCTGGAAAAGTTGTGGGGCCAATTGCTCCATATGAGAATGGAAGTATTATGAAGGATAGCTATGATCCAAGAGCATTTGTCAGAAGCTCAGTCCACCCTCCTAATGCTGTTCCTCCCGCTTACTGCTTTCACAAGTCTAGCTCTGTCAAGCAGGAGAAGTCTGTAACAGAAGCTGAGAGGGACTTGTCCTCTCAAGCAAAACAAGTTACTCAATGTGGTGTGGCAAACAAATTTGCTCCAGACGTAGAGATCAACATAGACTCGAGCCCTTTTTTCATGACACGTGCTGGGATTAATAAGGCAGAACATGTCAATGACTCTGTGACGAGGGATGGAAACTTGTTGCAGGCGGCTAAGTCCCAGTATAGCGGTCTAGGTGTTGTTGCCAGTGCCGCAGCAACTGCAGCTGCTCACCGAAAAATGGGGACCATGCAGTATGGTGTGACAAAGATGTACTAA
- the LOC119984232 gene encoding mitogen-activated protein kinase 20-like isoform X1 translates to MHQDHQKKSSTEMDFFSEYGDANRYKIQEVIGKGSYGIVCSATDTHTGEKVAIKKIHDIFEHISDAARILREIKLLRLLRHPDIVEIKHIMLPPSRRDFKDIYVVFELMESDLHQVIKANDDLTREHYQFFLYQLLRALKYIHTANVYHRDLKPKNILANANCKLKICDFGLARVAFNDTPTTIFWTDYVATRWYRAPELCGSFFSKYTPAIDIWSIGCIFAEVLTGKPLFPGKNVVHQLDLMTDLLGTPSLDTISRVRNEKARRYLTSMRKKQLVPFAQKFPNADPLALRLLERLLAFDPKDRPTAEEALADPYFKGLSKVEREPSCQPITKMEFEFERRRVTKEDIRELIFREILEYHPQLLKDYINGTERTNFLFPSAVDQFRKQFAHLEENGGKSGPVIPLERKHVSLPRSTIIHSNTVPPKEQANVTSFKDRHVGEDMHHRNSRDAVGISINPSRALQAAQRIPLAKPGKVVGPIAPYENGSIMKDSYDPRAFVRSSVHPPNAVPPAYCFHKSSSVKQEKSVTEAERDLSSQAKQVTQCGVANKFAPDVEINIDSSPFFMTRAGINKAEHVNDSVTRDGNLLQAAKSQYSGLGVVASAAATAAAHRKMGTMQYGVTKMY, encoded by the exons ATGCACCAGGATCATCAGAAGAAG AGTTCGACAGAGATGGACTTCTTCTCTGAATATGGTGATGCTAATCGGTATAAAATCCAGGAAGTTATTGGGAAAGGCAGCTATGGCATTGTTTGTTCAGCCACTGACACTCACACTGGGGAAAAAGTGGCAATTAAAAAGATACATGATATTTTTGAACACATATCTGATGCTGCCCGTATCCTTCGTGAGATAAAGCTGCTTAGACTTCTACGACATCCTGATATTGTTGAAATCAAGCATATCATGCTACCACCTTCGAGAAGGGACTTCAAAGATATTTATGTCGTCTTTGAGCTCATGGAGTCAGATCTTCATCAAGTCATCAAAGCCAATGATGACTTGACACGAGAGCACTATCAATTTTTTCTTTACCAGCTGCTTCGTGCGTTAAAATATATTCACACAG CGAATGTCTATCATCGTGATTTGAAACCTAAGAATATACTGGCGAATGCAAACTGCAAACTTAAGATCTGCGATTTTGGATTGGCGAGAGTTGCCTTCAATGATACGCCAACTACAATCTTTTGGACG GACTATGTTGCTACAAGATGGTATAGAGCTCCTGAACTCTGTGGATCATTTTTCTCGAAG TATACACCTGCAATTGACATATGGAGTATAGGCTGTATCTTCGCTGAAGTTCTAACAGGGAAACCTCTTTTTCCTGGAAAGAATGTTGTTCACCAGCTGGATTTAATGACGGATCTACTTGGGACACCTTCGTTAGATACAATCTCCCGG GTTCGAAATGAGAAGGCAAGACGATACTTAACAAGTATGAGGAAGAAACAGCTGGTGCCCTTTGCTCAAAAATTTCCAAATGCCGATCCGTTAGCCCTGCGACTCTTGGAAAGGTTGCTTGCCTTTGATCCGAAAGACCGACCTACCGCTGAGGAG GCACTGGCAGATCCCTACTTCAAGGGATTGTCGAAAGTTGAGAGGGAACCTTCCTGTCAGCCAATTACAAAAATGGAATTTGAGTTTGAGAGACGAAGGGTCACAAAGGAGGACATAAGAGAGCTAATTTTTCGGGAGATACTTGAATACCATCCCCAGCTGCTCAAAGACTATATCAATGGAACTGAGAGGACTAATTTCCTTTTCCCAAG TGCTGTTGATCAATTTAGAAAGCAGTTTGCGCATCTTGAGGAAAATGGTGGTAAAAGTGGTCCAGTTATTCCATTAGAAAGGAAGCATGTCTCTCTTCCTAG GTCTACGATTATACATTCCAATACAGTCCCTCCAAAGGAGCAAGCAAATGTCACTTCTTTCAAAGATCGGCACGTTGGTGAAGATATGCACCACAGAAATTCTAGAGATGCTGTAGGAATTTCTATAAATCCGTCTAGAGCCTTGCAAGCGGCCCAAAGGATTCCACTTG CCAAACCTGGAAAAGTTGTGGGGCCAATTGCTCCATATGAGAATGGAAGTATTATGAAGGATAGCTATGATCCAAGAGCATTTGTCAGAAGCTCAGTCCACCCTCCTAATGCTGTTCCTCCCGCTTACTGCTTTCACAAGTCTAGCTCTGTCAAGCAGGAGAAGTCTGTAACAGAAGCTGAGAGGGACTTGTCCTCTCAAGCAAAACAAGTTACTCAATGTGGTGTGGCAAACAAATTTGCTCCAGACGTAGAGATCAACATAGACTCGAGCCCTTTTTTCATGACACGTGCTGGGATTAATAAGGCAGAACATGTCAATGACTCTGTGACGAGGGATGGAAACTTGTTGCAGGCGGCTAAGTCCCAGTATAGCGGTCTAGGTGTTGTTGCCAGTGCCGCAGCAACTGCAGCTGCTCACCGAAAAATGGGGACCATGCAGTATGGTGTGACAAAGATGTACTAA